One genomic segment of Pseudomonadota bacterium includes these proteins:
- a CDS encoding proteasome-type protease codes for MTYCIGVQVDEGLVFLSDSRTNAGVDHVSTFRKMTFFEMPGERVIVLLSAGNLAVSQSVTGLLRERVTQAKNSLLTARTLADAARLVGDAVRDVYTRDAAPLKEHGIEFNPTFIIGGQIGGEAPRLFHVYSAGNFIETTADTRYFQIGESKYGKPIIDRVVKADTSLAAVAKCALISMDSTIRSNLSVGMPLDLAIVRHDALQISLHRSIGADDAYFKVIRDGWGESLRNAFHALPDPSIP; via the coding sequence ATGACTTATTGCATCGGCGTCCAGGTCGACGAAGGCCTGGTATTCCTGTCCGACTCGCGCACCAATGCCGGCGTCGATCACGTCAGCACCTTCCGCAAGATGACCTTCTTCGAGATGCCGGGCGAGCGCGTCATCGTGCTGCTGTCGGCCGGCAATCTCGCCGTGAGCCAGTCGGTCACCGGGCTGCTGCGCGAACGCGTCACGCAGGCCAAGAACAGCCTGCTCACCGCGCGCACGCTGGCCGATGCCGCGCGCCTGGTGGGTGATGCGGTGCGCGACGTGTACACGCGCGACGCCGCGCCGCTCAAGGAGCACGGCATCGAGTTCAACCCCACGTTCATCATCGGTGGGCAGATCGGCGGCGAAGCGCCGCGCCTGTTCCACGTCTATTCGGCTGGCAATTTCATCGAGACCACCGCCGACACGCGTTACTTCCAGATCGGCGAATCCAAGTACGGCAAGCCCATCATCGATCGGGTGGTCAAAGCCGACACTTCGCTCGCCGCGGTGGCCAAGTGCGCGCTCATATCGATGGATTCCACCATCCGCTCCAATCTATCCGTCGGCATGCCGCTCGACCTCGCCATCGTGCGCCACGACGCCCTGCAGATTTCGTTGCATCGAAGCATCGGCGCCGACGACGCCTATTTCAAAGTGATCCGTGACGGCTGGGGCGAGTCGTTACGTAATGCGTTTCACGCGTTGCCGGACCCCTCGATCCCCTGA